In Phreatobacter stygius, a genomic segment contains:
- the rplQ gene encoding 50S ribosomal protein L17, which translates to MRHGKAHRKFNRTAEHRKAMFANMCAALIKHEQIVTTLPKAKDLRPIVEKLVTLGKRGDLHARRQAISQLRDETMVKKLFDVLGPRYQARQGGYTRVLKAGFRYGDNAPVAVIEFVDRDVNAKGQDSGPVQAKATESEQAAA; encoded by the coding sequence ATGCGCCACGGCAAAGCCCACCGCAAATTCAACCGGACGGCCGAACATCGCAAGGCGATGTTCGCCAATATGTGCGCCGCGCTCATCAAGCACGAGCAGATCGTCACCACGCTGCCGAAGGCGAAGGACCTGCGTCCGATCGTCGAGAAGCTCGTGACGCTCGGCAAGCGGGGTGACCTGCATGCCCGTCGCCAGGCGATCTCGCAGCTGCGCGACGAGACCATGGTCAAGAAGCTGTTCGACGTGCTCGGACCGCGCTACCAGGCGCGCCAGGGTGGCTATACCCGCGTGCTGAAGGCCGGGTTCCGCTACGGCGACAATGCGCCGGTGGCGGTCATCGAGTTCGTCGACCGCGACGTCAACGCCAAGGGCCAGGACTCCGGTCCGGTGCAGGCGAAGGCGACCGAGAGCGAGCAGGCCGCGGCCTGA
- a CDS encoding DNA-directed RNA polymerase subunit alpha, which translates to MIQKNWQELIKPEKLQIVGGDDAKRFATATAEPLERGFGVTLGNALRRILMSSLQGAAVSAVQIDGVLHEFSSIAGVREDVTDIILNIKDIAIKMQGDGPKRMVLRKDGPGTVVAGDIQTVGDVVVLNPELVICTLDEGAAIRMEFTVNTGKGYVPAEKNRAEDAPIGLIPVDSLYSPVKKVSYQVSPTREGQVLDYDKLTLTVETNGSVTPDDAIAYAARILQDQLEIFVNFEEPRKEVVQEQIPDLAFNPALLKKVDELELSVRSANCLKNDNIVYIGDLIQKTEAEMLRTPNFGRKSLNEIKEVLAQMGLHLGMEVSGWPPENIEELAKRFEDHY; encoded by the coding sequence GTGATCCAGAAGAACTGGCAAGAACTGATCAAGCCGGAAAAGCTCCAGATTGTCGGGGGTGACGATGCCAAGCGCTTCGCCACCGCGACGGCGGAGCCGCTCGAGCGTGGCTTCGGCGTGACGCTCGGCAATGCGCTCCGGCGCATCCTGATGTCGTCGCTCCAGGGCGCCGCCGTGTCGGCGGTGCAGATCGACGGCGTTCTGCACGAGTTCTCGTCGATTGCCGGCGTGCGTGAAGACGTCACCGACATCATCCTGAACATCAAAGACATCGCCATCAAGATGCAGGGCGACGGACCGAAGCGCATGGTTCTGCGCAAGGACGGCCCGGGCACCGTGGTGGCCGGCGATATCCAGACGGTCGGCGACGTGGTGGTGCTGAACCCCGAGCTGGTGATCTGCACCCTCGACGAGGGCGCGGCGATCCGCATGGAGTTCACCGTCAACACCGGCAAGGGCTACGTGCCCGCCGAGAAGAACCGCGCCGAGGATGCGCCGATCGGTCTGATCCCGGTCGACAGCCTCTACTCGCCGGTCAAGAAGGTGTCCTACCAGGTCTCGCCGACCCGCGAAGGCCAGGTGCTCGACTACGACAAGCTGACGCTGACGGTGGAAACCAACGGCTCGGTGACGCCGGATGACGCGATCGCCTATGCGGCGCGCATCCTGCAGGACCAGCTCGAAATCTTCGTGAACTTCGAGGAGCCGCGCAAGGAAGTCGTCCAGGAGCAGATCCCGGATCTCGCCTTCAACCCGGCGCTCTTGAAGAAGGTCGACGAGCTGGAACTGTCGGTCCGCTCGGCCAACTGCCTGAAGAACGACAACATCGTCTATATCGGCGACCTGATCCAGAAGACCGAGGCGGAAATGCTCCGCACTCCGAACTTCGGCCGCAAGTCGCTGAACGAAATCAAGGAAGTGCTTGCCCAGATGGGCCTTCATCTCGGTATGGAGGTTTCGGGTTGGCCGCCGGAGAATATCGAAGAGCTGGCCAAGCGCTTCGAGGACCATTACTGA
- the rpsK gene encoding 30S ribosomal protein S11: protein MAKEANRVRRRERKNIASGVCHVNASFNNTMITITDAQGNTIAWSSAGTMGFKGSRKSTPYAAQVAAEDAARKATEHGMRTVEVEVSGPGSGRESALRALQAAGFTVTSIRDVTPIPHNGCRPRKRRRV, encoded by the coding sequence ATGGCCAAGGAAGCCAATCGCGTCCGCCGTCGCGAGCGCAAGAACATCGCCTCCGGCGTCTGCCACGTGAACGCGTCGTTCAACAACACGATGATCACGATCACCGACGCGCAGGGCAATACCATTGCCTGGTCGTCGGCCGGCACCATGGGTTTCAAGGGCTCGCGCAAGTCGACCCCCTATGCGGCGCAGGTCGCCGCCGAGGACGCCGCCCGCAAGGCCACCGAGCACGGCATGCGCACGGTCGAAGTCGAGGTTTCCGGTCCGGGTTCGGGCCGCGAATCGGCGCTTCGCGCCCTGCAGGCCGCCGGCTTCACCGTCACCTCGATCCGTGACGTGACGCCGATCCCGCACAACGGCTGCCGCCCGCGCAAGCGCCGTCGCGTCTAA
- the rpsM gene encoding 30S ribosomal protein S13: MARIAGVNIPTNKRTVIALQYIHGIGAKFAGEICEKVKIPAERRVNQLTDQEVLQIREVIDRDYMVEGDLRREVSMNIKRLMDLGCYRGLRHRKGLPVRGQRTHTNARTRKGPSKAIAGKKK; encoded by the coding sequence ATGGCTCGTATAGCGGGTGTCAATATCCCGACGAACAAGCGCACCGTGATCGCGCTTCAGTACATTCACGGCATCGGCGCCAAGTTCGCCGGCGAGATCTGCGAAAAGGTCAAGATCCCGGCCGAGCGTCGCGTCAATCAGCTGACCGACCAGGAAGTGCTGCAGATCCGCGAAGTGATCGACCGCGACTATATGGTCGAAGGCGATCTGCGTCGCGAAGTGTCGATGAATATCAAGCGCCTGATGGACCTCGGCTGCTATCGCGGCCTGCGTCACCGCAAGGGCCTGCCGGTCCGCGGCCAGCGCACGCACACCAATGCCCGCACCCGCAAGGGGCCTTCCAAGGCGATCGCCGGCAAGAAGAAGTAA
- a CDS encoding adenylate kinase, with product MKLILLGPPGAGKGTQAQRLVDKHGIVQLSTGDMLRAAVKAGSPVGMKAKDVMARGELVSDEIVVGIIEDRIAEPDCVNGFILDGFPRTVAQAEALDAMLGRHGLKLDAVIELKVDEDILIQRIETRVAEMKARGEAIRPDDNAAALHKRLEAYRAQTAPVAGYYASKGALHSVDGMAPIDQVTSDVAAILEA from the coding sequence ATGAAACTCATACTGCTCGGGCCTCCCGGAGCGGGGAAGGGGACCCAAGCACAGCGACTGGTCGACAAGCACGGCATCGTGCAGCTGTCGACCGGTGACATGCTGCGGGCGGCGGTGAAGGCCGGTTCGCCGGTCGGGATGAAGGCCAAGGACGTGATGGCGCGCGGTGAACTCGTCTCCGACGAGATCGTGGTCGGCATCATCGAAGATCGCATCGCCGAGCCGGATTGCGTCAACGGCTTCATTCTCGACGGCTTTCCGCGCACGGTCGCCCAGGCCGAGGCGCTGGACGCCATGCTCGGCCGGCACGGCCTGAAGCTCGACGCGGTCATCGAGCTGAAGGTCGACGAGGACATCCTGATTCAGCGGATCGAGACGCGCGTCGCCGAGATGAAGGCGCGCGGCGAGGCGATCCGCCCCGACGACAATGCGGCGGCCCTGCACAAGCGGCTCGAGGCCTACCGCGCCCAGACCGCTCCGGTCGCCGGCTATTACGCGTCGAAGGGCGCCTTGCACTCGGTTGACGGCATGGCGCCGATCGATCAGGTGACCAGCGACGTCGCCGCGATCCTGGAAGCCTGA
- the secY gene encoding preprotein translocase subunit SecY — MASAAEQLAANLNFGALAKAEDLKKRIWFTLGALLVYRVGTYIPLPGIDPEALRQIFTSSQGGVLAMFNVFAGGAVGRMAIFALNIMPYISASIIIQLLTAVVPELEKLKKEGEMGRKQLNQYTRYLTVVLALFQSWGISAGLQSSGTIVANPGLFFMVTTVITLTGGTMFMMWLGEQITQRGIGNGISLIIFAGIVAELPSVLAQAFELGRQGVLSTPLLLGLLVLIVVTVGVIVFCERAQRRLLIQYPKRQVGNKVFEGNSSHLPLKLNTAGVIPPIFASSLLLLPTTALSFQTNPAEWLRLTAQLLGHGQPLFLALYLLLIVFFCFFYTAIVFNPQETADNLRKYGGFIPGIRPGEKTASYIDYVLTRITVIGAGYIALVCLIPELMIAQLGQSFYLLGGTSLLIVVTVTMDTVAQVQGYLLAHQYEGLVKKSQLRGKRR, encoded by the coding sequence ATGGCATCGGCAGCGGAACAATTGGCAGCCAATCTGAATTTCGGCGCCCTGGCCAAGGCCGAGGACCTGAAGAAACGGATCTGGTTCACGCTCGGCGCCTTGCTGGTCTACCGGGTCGGCACCTATATCCCGCTGCCGGGAATCGATCCGGAAGCGCTGCGCCAGATCTTCACGTCGTCGCAGGGCGGCGTCTTGGCCATGTTCAACGTGTTCGCCGGCGGCGCGGTCGGCCGCATGGCGATCTTCGCCTTGAACATCATGCCTTATATCTCCGCCTCGATCATCATCCAGCTACTGACCGCCGTCGTTCCTGAGCTCGAAAAGCTCAAGAAGGAAGGCGAGATGGGCCGCAAGCAGCTGAACCAATATACCCGCTACCTGACGGTGGTGCTGGCGCTGTTCCAGTCCTGGGGCATTTCGGCCGGCCTGCAGTCGTCGGGCACGATCGTCGCCAATCCCGGCCTGTTCTTCATGGTCACCACGGTGATCACGCTGACCGGCGGCACCATGTTCATGATGTGGCTCGGCGAGCAGATCACCCAGCGCGGCATCGGCAACGGCATCTCGCTGATCATCTTCGCCGGCATCGTCGCGGAACTGCCGAGCGTGCTGGCCCAGGCCTTCGAGCTCGGCCGCCAGGGCGTGCTGTCGACGCCGCTGCTGCTCGGCCTTCTGGTGCTGATCGTCGTCACCGTGGGCGTGATCGTGTTCTGCGAGCGGGCCCAGCGCCGGCTGTTGATCCAGTATCCGAAGCGCCAGGTCGGTAACAAGGTGTTCGAGGGCAATTCCTCGCACCTGCCGCTGAAGCTCAACACCGCCGGCGTGATTCCGCCGATCTTCGCCTCGTCGCTGCTGCTGCTGCCGACCACCGCGCTGTCGTTCCAGACCAATCCGGCGGAATGGCTGCGGCTGACCGCGCAGCTGCTCGGCCATGGCCAGCCGCTGTTCCTGGCGCTCTATCTGCTGCTGATCGTGTTCTTCTGCTTCTTCTACACGGCGATCGTGTTCAACCCGCAGGAGACCGCCGACAACCTGCGCAAATATGGCGGGTTCATCCCGGGCATCCGTCCGGGCGAAAAGACCGCCAGCTATATCGACTATGTGCTGACCCGCATCACGGTGATCGGCGCCGGCTATATCGCCCTGGTCTGCCTCATTCCGGAATTGATGATCGCGCAGCTCGGCCAGAGCTTCTATCTGCTCGGCGGCACGTCGCTCCTGATCGTCGTCACCGTCACCATGGATACGGTCGCCCAGGTGCAGGGCTATCTGCTGGCTCACCAGTACGAGGGGCTGGTGAAGAAATCGCAATTGCGGGGGAAGCGTCGATGA
- the rplO gene encoding 50S ribosomal protein L15, translated as MKLIDLKDNDGAVKRKMRIGRGIGSGKGKTGGRGVKGQKSRSGVAINGFEGGQMPLHRRLPKRGFTNIFRLDFVEVTLARLQRAIDSGKLKAGAIDAAGLVAAGVVRRSRDGIRVIATGEIKAAVQLTVHGASSGAVAAVEKAGGSITLVKPKAVAAA; from the coding sequence ATGAAACTCATCGACTTGAAGGACAATGACGGGGCCGTAAAGCGCAAGATGCGCATCGGCCGCGGCATCGGTTCGGGTAAGGGCAAGACCGGCGGCCGTGGCGTCAAGGGTCAGAAGTCCCGCTCGGGCGTCGCGATCAACGGCTTCGAGGGCGGCCAGATGCCGCTGCATCGGCGCCTGCCGAAACGTGGCTTCACCAACATCTTCCGGCTCGATTTCGTCGAGGTGACGCTCGCGCGTCTCCAGCGCGCCATCGATTCGGGCAAGCTGAAGGCCGGCGCCATCGACGCGGCTGGCCTGGTTGCCGCCGGCGTCGTCCGGCGCTCGCGTGACGGCATCCGGGTGATCGCCACCGGCGAGATCAAGGCTGCGGTGCAGCTGACGGTCCACGGCGCGTCGTCGGGCGCGGTCGCCGCGGTCGAGAAGGCCGGCGGATCGATCACCCTCGTGAAGCCGAAGGCCGTGGCCGCGGCCTGA
- the rpmD gene encoding 50S ribosomal protein L30 has translation MSKKTVTLEQIGSAIRREESQQATLIGLKLNKLHRRSTLEDTPAVRGMIAKVAHLVKVVEG, from the coding sequence ATGAGCAAGAAGACCGTCACGTTGGAGCAGATCGGATCAGCCATCCGCCGCGAGGAATCGCAGCAGGCAACCCTGATCGGGCTCAAGCTGAACAAACTGCACCGCCGTTCCACGCTGGAGGATACTCCGGCCGTACGCGGCATGATCGCGAAGGTGGCTCACCTCGTGAAAGTGGTCGAGGGCTGA
- the rpsE gene encoding 30S ribosomal protein S5: protein MARERERDREERDSEFTDKLVHINRVSKTVKGGKRFGFAALVVVGDQKGRVGFGHGKAREVPEAIRKATEAAKRGFIRVALREGRTLHHDVNGRHGAGKVILRAAPAGTGIIAGGPMRAVFETLGMADVVAKSMGSSNPYNMVRATFDALKNQDSPRSVAARRGLKVSALQGRRREEGEGDA, encoded by the coding sequence ATGGCTCGTGAACGTGAACGGGACCGCGAGGAGCGGGACAGCGAATTCACTGACAAGCTGGTGCACATCAACCGCGTGTCGAAGACGGTGAAGGGCGGCAAGCGTTTCGGCTTCGCAGCACTCGTCGTGGTCGGCGATCAGAAGGGCCGGGTCGGCTTCGGCCATGGCAAGGCGCGCGAAGTGCCGGAAGCGATCCGCAAGGCGACCGAAGCGGCCAAGCGCGGTTTCATCCGCGTGGCGCTGCGCGAAGGCCGGACCCTGCATCATGACGTCAACGGTCGCCACGGCGCCGGCAAGGTGATCCTGCGGGCGGCTCCGGCCGGTACCGGCATCATCGCCGGCGGCCCGATGCGCGCCGTCTTCGAGACGCTCGGCATGGCTGACGTTGTCGCCAAGTCGATGGGCTCGTCGAACCCCTACAACATGGTGCGCGCCACGTTCGACGCGCTCAAGAACCAGGATAGCCCGCGCTCCGTTGCAGCGCGCCGCGGCCTCAAGGTGTCTGCCCTCCAGGGCCGTCGCCGTGAGGAGGGCGAAGGCGACGCGTGA
- the rplR gene encoding 50S ribosomal protein L18, with protein sequence MANTKDATERRKARVRRALRAAANGRPRLSVFRSSKHIYAQVIDDLKGVTVASASSLEKDMKSSLKTGADVAAASAVGKLLAERAVKAGVTEVVFDRGAYHYHGRVKSLAEGAREGGLSF encoded by the coding sequence ATGGCCAATACGAAGGATGCAACGGAGCGTCGTAAGGCGCGTGTCCGCCGTGCACTGCGCGCGGCGGCAAATGGGCGTCCGCGGCTTAGCGTGTTCCGGTCGTCGAAGCATATCTATGCTCAAGTCATCGACGACCTGAAGGGCGTGACCGTCGCGAGTGCCTCCTCGCTCGAGAAGGATATGAAGTCTTCGCTGAAGACCGGTGCGGATGTTGCCGCGGCAAGTGCCGTCGGCAAGCTCCTGGCCGAGCGTGCGGTGAAGGCCGGCGTCACCGAGGTCGTGTTCGACCGCGGCGCCTATCACTATCACGGGCGTGTCAAGTCACTCGCCGAAGGCGCCCGCGAGGGCGGCCTGAGCTTCTAA
- the rplF gene encoding 50S ribosomal protein L6 has protein sequence MSRIGKKPVAVPAGVNAQVAGQTVKVKGPKGELAFTCPEDVIVALEGDALKVTPRDQTKRARSMWGMSRTRVSNLFVGVTKGFEKKLEITGVGYKAAAQGKVLNLSLGYSHDINYPVPNGITITTPKPTEILVVGIDKQQVGQVAAEIRDFRGPEPYKGKGVKYEGEFIFRKEGKKK, from the coding sequence ATGTCTCGTATCGGTAAGAAACCGGTCGCCGTGCCCGCGGGTGTCAATGCCCAGGTCGCCGGCCAGACCGTCAAGGTCAAGGGTCCGAAGGGTGAACTCGCGTTCACCTGCCCGGAGGACGTCATCGTGGCTCTTGAGGGCGATGCCCTCAAGGTCACGCCGCGCGACCAGACCAAGCGCGCGCGCTCCATGTGGGGCATGTCGCGGACCCGCGTGTCGAACCTGTTCGTCGGCGTGACCAAGGGCTTCGAAAAGAAGCTCGAGATCACCGGCGTCGGTTACAAGGCGGCGGCCCAGGGCAAGGTTCTTAACCTCTCCCTTGGATATAGCCACGACATCAACTACCCGGTGCCGAACGGCATCACCATCACGACGCCGAAGCCGACCGAAATTCTGGTCGTCGGCATCGACAAGCAGCAGGTCGGACAGGTCGCCGCCGAGATCCGCGATTTCCGCGGTCCGGAGCCCTACAAGGGCAAGGGCGTCAAGTACGAAGGCGAGTTCATCTTCCGCAAGGAAGGCAAGAAGAAGTGA
- the rpsH gene encoding 30S ribosomal protein S8: MALNDPLGDMLTRIRNAQMRRKNRVSTPGSKLRARVLEVLKSEGYIRDYLTVTHPNGRSEFEIELKYFDGEPVIRRIARVSKPGRRVYAGVGNTPRVSNGLGITIISTPKGVMADHEARDQNVGGEVLCTVF, translated from the coding sequence ATGGCTCTCAACGATCCGCTCGGCGATATGCTGACCCGCATCCGCAACGCGCAGATGCGCCGCAAGAACCGCGTTTCGACGCCGGGTTCGAAGCTGCGTGCTCGCGTCCTCGAAGTGCTCAAGTCGGAAGGCTATATCCGTGACTATCTGACGGTGACGCATCCGAATGGCCGCTCCGAGTTCGAAATCGAGCTCAAATATTTCGACGGCGAGCCGGTGATCCGTCGGATCGCCCGCGTCTCGAAGCCGGGCCGCCGGGTCTATGCCGGCGTCGGCAACACGCCGCGCGTGTCCAACGGTCTCGGCATCACGATCATTTCGACCCCGAAGGGCGTGATGGCCGACCATGAGGCACGCGACCAGAACGTGGGCGGGGAGGTGCTCTGCACGGTCTTCTGA
- the rpsN gene encoding 30S ribosomal protein S14, which yields MAKTSSIEKNNRRRALVARDAKKRAALKDVVMNQSLPIEERFAATVKLASLPRNGAKVRIKNRCEVTGRPRAFYRKLGMSRVALRELGNKGLVPGLVKSSW from the coding sequence ATGGCGAAGACTAGCTCCATCGAGAAGAACAACCGCCGCCGCGCCCTGGTTGCGCGCGATGCCAAGAAGCGCGCCGCGCTGAAGGACGTCGTGATGAACCAGTCGCTCCCGATCGAGGAGCGTTTCGCTGCGACTGTGAAGCTTGCGAGCCTGCCGCGCAACGGCGCCAAGGTCCGCATCAAGAACCGCTGCGAAGTGACCGGTCGTCCCCGGGCGTTTTATCGCAAACTTGGCATGAGCCGCGTGGCTCTGCGTGAACTCGGCAACAAGGGGCTCGTTCCGGGCCTCGTGAAGTCGAGCTGGTGA
- the rplE gene encoding 50S ribosomal protein L5: MAEAAETPRLKAHYETVVRPKLIEQFGYKNAMEIPSIDKIVVNMGVGESTADSKKATVAAADLALITGQKPIITRARQAISNFKVRENMPLGCKVTLRKQRMYEFLDRLVTIALPRVRDFRGLNPKSFDGHGNFAMGLKEHVVFPEIAYDKVDQMWGMDIIVCTTAKTDEEARALLAAFNFPFRQ; encoded by the coding sequence ATGGCTGAGGCCGCTGAGACCCCGCGCCTGAAGGCGCATTACGAGACCGTCGTCCGGCCGAAGCTGATCGAACAGTTCGGCTACAAGAACGCCATGGAAATCCCGTCGATCGACAAGATCGTCGTGAACATGGGCGTCGGCGAGTCGACGGCCGATTCCAAGAAGGCGACGGTTGCCGCCGCGGATCTCGCGCTGATCACGGGCCAGAAGCCCATCATCACCCGCGCCCGCCAGGCCATCTCGAACTTCAAGGTTCGCGAGAACATGCCGCTCGGGTGCAAGGTCACCCTGCGCAAGCAGCGCATGTATGAGTTCCTGGACCGCCTGGTCACGATCGCGCTGCCGCGCGTTCGAGATTTCCGCGGCCTGAACCCGAAGAGCTTCGACGGCCACGGCAACTTCGCCATGGGCCTGAAGGAGCACGTCGTGTTCCCCGAGATCGCCTATGACAAGGTCGATCAGATGTGGGGTATGGACATCATCGTGTGCACCACCGCCAAGACCGACGAGGAGGCTCGTGCCCTCCTTGCGGCCTTCAACTTCCCGTTCCGGCAGTGA
- the rplX gene encoding 50S ribosomal protein L24 — translation MAAKIRKGDKVVVITGRDKGRTGEVIKVMPTESRALVRGVNIVKRHQRQTQNQEGGIISKEAPIHLSNLAIADPKDNKPTRVGFKVLADGKKVRVAKKSGETING, via the coding sequence ATGGCCGCCAAGATCCGCAAGGGTGACAAGGTTGTGGTCATTACCGGGCGCGACAAGGGTCGCACCGGCGAAGTGATCAAGGTCATGCCGACCGAGAGCCGGGCTCTCGTGCGCGGCGTCAACATCGTCAAGCGCCACCAGCGCCAGACGCAGAACCAGGAGGGCGGGATCATCTCCAAGGAGGCTCCCATCCACCTGTCCAATCTGGCGATCGCCGATCCGAAGGACAACAAGCCGACCCGCGTCGGCTTCAAGGTCCTGGCCGACGGCAAGAAGGTGCGCGTGGCCAAGAAATCCGGGGAGACGATCAATGGCTGA
- the rplN gene encoding 50S ribosomal protein L14: MIQMQTNLDVADNSGARRVMCIKVLGGAKRRYAHVGDIIVVSVKEAIPRGRVKKGDVMKAVVVRTAKDIRRLDGSVIRFDRNAAVLINNQKEPIGTRIFGPVPRELRAKNHMKIISLAPEVL, translated from the coding sequence ATGATCCAGATGCAAACCAATCTTGATGTGGCGGATAATTCAGGCGCGCGCCGCGTCATGTGCATCAAAGTGCTTGGGGGCGCAAAGCGCCGGTACGCCCATGTCGGCGACATCATCGTGGTGTCGGTGAAGGAGGCTATCCCGCGCGGCCGCGTGAAGAAGGGCGACGTCATGAAGGCGGTCGTCGTTCGCACCGCCAAGGACATTCGCCGCCTCGATGGCTCGGTGATCCGTTTCGACCGCAATGCGGCCGTGCTGATCAACAACCAGAAAGAGCCGATCGGCACCCGTATCTTCGGGCCGGTTCCGCGCGAGCTGCGCGCCAAGAACCACATGAAGATCATCTCGCTTGCCCCGGAGGTGCTGTAA
- the rpsQ gene encoding 30S ribosomal protein S17 has protein sequence MPKRVLQGVVVSDKQEKTVVVKVERRFTHPLLKKTVRRSKNYHAHDEGKAFKTGDLVSIEETKPISKLKRWVVLPKA, from the coding sequence ATGCCGAAGCGTGTGCTCCAGGGCGTTGTCGTCAGCGACAAGCAGGAAAAGACCGTAGTGGTGAAGGTGGAGCGTCGCTTCACCCATCCGCTGCTGAAGAAGACCGTGCGCCGGTCCAAGAACTATCACGCCCACGATGAAGGCAAAGCCTTCAAGACGGGTGACTTGGTGAGCATCGAGGAAACTAAGCCCATCTCGAAGCTCAAGCGTTGGGTCGTGCTGCCGAAGGCCTGA
- the rpmC gene encoding 50S ribosomal protein L29 has protein sequence MKAEEVRTKTLDELEGQLGDLKKEQFNLRFQKATGQLENVARVRQVRRDIARVKTIAAQKRDAKK, from the coding sequence ATGAAGGCCGAAGAAGTCCGGACCAAGACCCTCGACGAGCTCGAGGGCCAGCTTGGTGACCTGAAGAAGGAGCAGTTCAACCTGCGCTTCCAGAAGGCCACCGGTCAGTTGGAAAACGTCGCGCGGGTCCGTCAGGTCCGCCGCGATATCGCCCGCGTCAAGACCATCGCCGCGCAAAAGCGCGACGCTAAGAAGTAA
- the rplP gene encoding 50S ribosomal protein L16, whose amino-acid sequence MLQPKKTKFRKQFKGRISGASKGGTDLNFGQFGLKAMAPERITARQIEAARRAMTREMKRAGRVWIRIFPDVPVSKKPAEVRMGKGKGAPEFWAAKVAPGRIMFEIDGVPVDVAKKALELAAAKLPIKTRFVQRIAE is encoded by the coding sequence ATGCTTCAGCCCAAGAAAACCAAATTCCGCAAGCAGTTCAAGGGCCGGATTTCCGGCGCCTCGAAGGGTGGCACGGACCTGAACTTCGGCCAGTTCGGCCTCAAGGCGATGGCACCGGAGCGCATCACCGCGCGTCAGATCGAGGCGGCTCGCCGCGCGATGACCCGCGAGATGAAGCGTGCCGGCCGCGTCTGGATCCGAATCTTCCCCGACGTGCCGGTGTCCAAGAAGCCCGCCGAAGTCCGCATGGGCAAAGGCAAGGGCGCACCGGAGTTCTGGGCCGCCAAGGTGGCCCCGGGTCGCATCATGTTCGAGATCGACGGCGTGCCGGTCGATGTCGCCAAGAAGGCGCTCGAACTCGCCGCCGCCAAGCTCCCCATCAAGACGCGCTTCGTTCAGCGCATCGCCGAGTGA
- the rpsC gene encoding 30S ribosomal protein S3: MGQKINPIGFRLGINRTWDSRWFANKGEYGRLLHEDLKIRRELMKLLKQAAVSKIIIERPHRKCRVTIHSARPGIVIGKKGADIEKLKKAVAKLTSAEVVINIVEIRKPETDATLVAESIAQQLERRVAFRRAMKRAVQSAMRLGAEGIRINCSGRLGGAEIARLEWYREGRVPLHTLRADVDYGVATAFTTYGTCGVKVWIFKGEIMEHDPMAQDRRLAEGEGSTRRGPRGGDRDRDAA, from the coding sequence ATGGGTCAGAAGATCAATCCGATCGGCTTCCGCCTCGGCATCAACCGCACCTGGGACTCGCGCTGGTTCGCGAACAAGGGCGAGTACGGCAGGCTGTTGCACGAGGATCTCAAGATCCGTCGTGAGCTGATGAAGCTCCTGAAGCAGGCGGCGGTGTCGAAGATCATCATCGAGCGTCCGCACCGCAAGTGCCGCGTCACGATCCACTCGGCACGTCCGGGCATCGTGATCGGCAAGAAGGGCGCCGACATCGAGAAGCTGAAGAAGGCGGTCGCGAAGCTGACCTCCGCCGAGGTCGTCATCAACATCGTCGAGATCCGCAAGCCCGAGACCGACGCGACGCTGGTCGCCGAGTCGATCGCGCAGCAGCTCGAGCGTCGTGTCGCCTTCCGGCGCGCCATGAAGCGCGCCGTGCAGTCGGCCATGCGTCTCGGTGCCGAAGGCATCCGGATCAACTGCTCGGGCCGCCTCGGCGGCGCCGAAATCGCTCGCCTCGAGTGGTATCGCGAAGGTCGCGTGCCGCTGCACACCCTGCGCGCGGATGTCGACTACGGCGTCGCCACCGCTTTCACGACCTACGGGACGTGCGGCGTGAAGGTGTGGATCTTCAAGGGCGAGATCATGGAGCATGACCCGATGGCCCAGGACAGGCGCCTGGCCGAGGGTGAAGGCTCGACCCGTCGTGGCCCACGCGGTGGTGACCGCGACCGCGACGCGGCTTGA